GGCCGAACAGCGAAGGGTCCGTGGCCAGTTCCTCGAAGACCTTGGCGGGGTCGGCGATCAGCCTGCGCTCCTTGAGGTCCAACAGGCCCCCAACGCCGGTGAGTTCGGCGCACAGGGTGCCGTCCGGCTTGCGCATCTCCTGGCGGATGGTGAAGGTCTTGCCGGTGGACCAGTGGAACGCGCAGGTCACCTCGACCTCGTCGCCGGCGAGGAGCTCGCGCAGATAGCGGATCGTCGTTTCCAGGACCACGGGTCCCAC
This Streptomyces misionensis DNA region includes the following protein-coding sequences:
- a CDS encoding acyl-CoA thioesterase is translated as MSEPFSVRVTVRGYETDVQGHLNQAVYLNYAEHARWSLLQAAGVSQTGLVGTGVGPVVLETTIRYLRELLAGDEVEVTCAFHWSTGKTFTIRQEMRKPDGTLCAELTGVGGLLDLKERRLIADPAKVFEELATDPSLFGL